A genomic region of Cannabis sativa cultivar Pink pepper isolate KNU-18-1 chromosome 1, ASM2916894v1, whole genome shotgun sequence contains the following coding sequences:
- the LOC115705862 gene encoding vacuolar protein sorting-associated protein 2 homolog 1: MSFLFGKRKTPAELLRENKRMLDKSIREIERERQGLQNQEKKLIQEIKKSAKQGQMGAVKVMAKDLVRTRHQIEKFYKLKSQLQGVSLRIQTLKSTQAMGEAMKGVTKAMGQMNRQMNLPSLQKIMQEFERQNEKMELVSEVMADAIDDALEGDEEEEETDELVNQVLDEIGIDVNQELVNAPSATVAAPAAKAKVAQAETAAAGPDDGGIDSDLQARLDNLRRM; encoded by the exons ATGAGTTTTCTCTTTGGAAAGCGAAAAACTCCCGCAG AACTTCTGCGGGAAAACAAGAGAATGCTGGACAAATCAATCAGAGAAATAGAAAGGGAGAGACAAGGTCTTCAAAACCAAGAGAagaaattaattcaagagaTAAAGAAAAGTGCTAAGCAAGGGCAAATG GGAGCTGTGAAAGTTATGGCAAAAGACCTGGTTAGaacaagacatcagattgaaaAGTTTTACAAGCTCAAATCACAACTTCAGGGAGTATCTCTTAGAATCCAG ACTTTGAAATCCACACAAGCAATGGGAGAGGCAATGAAAGGTGTGACAAAGGCAATGGGCCAAATGAATAGACAAATGAACCTGCCATCACTACAGAAAATTATGCAAGAGTTTGAGAGGCAGAATGAGAAGATGGAGTTAGTATCTGAAGTGATGGCTGATGCAATCGATGATGCTTTGGAAGGGGATGAGGAAGAGGAGGAAACTGATGAGTTGGTAAACCAGGTGCTCGATGAGATTGGTATTGATGTTAACCAAGAG CTTGTTAATGCACCCTCAGCAACTGTTGCTGCACCAGCTGCTAAGGCCAAAGTTGCTCAAGCGGAAACAGCAGCAGCGGGGCCCGATGACGGTGGCATAGACAGTGATTTACAGGCGAGGTTAGATAATTTAAGAAGGATGTAG
- the LOC115703587 gene encoding RING-H2 finger protein ATL52-like yields MATPFLYQPPPPPPPPTPTKSNLPMLYYGLIVIGTAAIVLALYNIVVIRLCSDSRRSQLSVPRPNSSSVIEVSTRSSGAGFESSQLPSSFKYKKAAAAAAEAEADHSECPVCLSGFEEGEEIRKLPRCKHSFHAPCIDMWLHSHSDCPLCRTPVTVTGNERCYRILISPTDEISRQ; encoded by the coding sequence ATGGCTACTCCCTTCCTTTACCAGccacctcctcctcctcctcctcccaCGCCCACCAAATCGAATTTACCCATGTTATACTACGGCCTAATCGTCATCGGAACCGCCGCCATCGTTCTAGCTCTTTACAACATCGTAGTCATCAGACTCTGCTCCGATAGCCGGCGGAGCCAGCTGTCAGTACCGAGGCCGAACTCCTCGTCGGTAATTGAGGTCAGTACGAGGTCGTCCGGGGCAGGGTTTGAGAGCAGTCAGTTACCGTCTAGCTTCAAGTACAAAAAGGCGGCGGCGGCGGCGGCGGAAGCCGAAGCCGATCATTCGGAATGTCCAGTTTGTTTATCGGGTTTTGAAGAAGGAGAAGAGATTCGGAAACTGCCGAGATGCAAACACTCTTTCCACGCGCCTTGTATTGACATGTGGTTACACTCTCACTCAGACTGTCCGCTGTGTCGGACGCCGGTGACTGTAACAGGCAACGAAAGGTGTTATCGAATTCTGATAAGTCCAACCGACGAGATTTCTAGACAATAG